The following proteins come from a genomic window of Lolium rigidum isolate FL_2022 chromosome 5, APGP_CSIRO_Lrig_0.1, whole genome shotgun sequence:
- the LOC124651248 gene encoding uncharacterized protein LOC124651248, translating into MAQAAVESAVSGGTLIGRPAEVPRMKRKTPSELRGEQLKRRTSEKIANDQLFPSAASDRPSNGLRNPEQPKISKYINTGVTEVFQVKKSRNVLERKTVRML; encoded by the exons ATGGCGCAGGCTGCCGTCGAATCTGCTGTGAGTGGTGGCACGCTGATCGGGAGGCCCGCGGAGGTcccgaggatgaagaggaagacccCCTCCGAGCTGCGG GGAGAGCAGTTGAAGCGACGCACATCTGAAAAGATTGCTAATGACCAGTTATTTCCTTCTGCGGCGTCCGATAG GCCAAGCAATGGGCTTCGGAACCCAGAACAGCCCAAAATATCAAAATATATCAACACTGGTGTTACAGAGGTCTTCCAAGTTAAGAAATCCAGAAATGTTTTGGAAAGGAAAACTGTAAG GATGCTGTAG